In Armatimonadota bacterium, a single genomic region encodes these proteins:
- a CDS encoding MFS transporter, with translation MTSTPTTEEFGKQKKLGFLAAWLGWAFDGLDGFLYTLVALPLVAGLMKLPGTDQAVKDKAALIQAVFLVGWALGGAVFGRIGDALGRTKTLNLTIIFYACFTGLCYFATEWWHLLIFRFLAALGIGGEWAAGAALVGETVPQRLRHWASALLQSGYMFGMILAALTVRSLAGVEYKNIFLIGVLPALVTLWIRKAVPEPEEWLENKSKQVMPKVSELFGKAVLPTTLKVLAMSTITLLGAWTILYFGPGMIRTHVENKGLPKAELDYIVVNGTILFTLVNIAGNFFMAFVTQKVGYRKGFIFALSAALFVFIYGFSQERSLAASQMWISAAAFFGLGVFGAFPLYFPMLFPTLLRTTGAGFCYNAGRLITAAGTFSAASLIPRETFYYAGFLYIPAIILAFFMPERRVAQDNVVSA, from the coding sequence GTGACGTCAACGCCGACGACCGAAGAATTTGGCAAGCAAAAGAAGCTTGGCTTCCTTGCTGCTTGGTTGGGTTGGGCCTTTGATGGGCTCGATGGGTTCCTGTACACCCTGGTTGCTCTACCGCTCGTGGCTGGCTTGATGAAACTGCCGGGCACGGACCAAGCCGTCAAGGATAAGGCGGCACTTATTCAAGCTGTTTTCTTGGTTGGCTGGGCCCTTGGCGGAGCCGTTTTCGGACGCATCGGTGACGCCCTGGGCCGGACCAAGACGCTCAATCTCACAATCATTTTCTATGCCTGCTTCACTGGGCTTTGCTACTTCGCAACCGAATGGTGGCACCTTCTCATTTTCCGTTTCCTAGCCGCTCTAGGAATCGGCGGGGAATGGGCGGCTGGCGCGGCTCTAGTTGGGGAAACCGTTCCCCAACGACTTCGGCACTGGGCGAGCGCTCTGCTCCAAAGCGGATACATGTTCGGAATGATTCTCGCCGCTCTCACAGTCCGGAGTCTTGCTGGCGTCGAATACAAGAACATCTTCTTGATTGGTGTCCTGCCCGCGCTCGTCACCCTTTGGATTCGAAAAGCTGTCCCAGAACCGGAGGAGTGGCTGGAGAACAAGTCGAAGCAAGTGATGCCCAAGGTCTCTGAGCTCTTCGGAAAAGCAGTCCTGCCGACTACTCTCAAAGTGCTGGCGATGTCCACAATTACGCTCCTAGGTGCCTGGACCATTCTCTACTTCGGACCAGGAATGATCCGAACCCACGTCGAGAATAAGGGACTTCCGAAGGCAGAATTGGACTACATCGTCGTCAACGGAACGATCCTCTTCACGCTCGTGAACATTGCCGGAAACTTCTTCATGGCTTTCGTGACTCAAAAGGTCGGCTACCGAAAGGGGTTCATTTTCGCTCTCTCTGCCGCCTTGTTTGTGTTCATCTACGGCTTCTCTCAAGAGCGGAGCCTAGCGGCTTCTCAGATGTGGATCTCGGCTGCGGCGTTCTTCGGACTCGGAGTTTTTGGAGCTTTCCCGCTCTACTTCCCGATGCTCTTCCCGACGCTACTCCGAACGACCGGAGCTGGGTTTTGCTACAACGCCGGACGATTGATCACCGCAGCCGGAACCTTTTCCGCCGCATCGCTCATCCCGCGAGAAACGTTTTACTACGCAGGGTTCTTGTACATCCCGGCGATCATTCTCGCGTTCTTCATGCCCGAACGAAGAGTGGCTCAGGATAATGTGGTTTCTGCTTAA
- a CDS encoding methyl-accepting chemotaxis protein: protein MAKYFANLKLAQKFALSFGIVLALQGLLGLAGFRGFSEIQKQLDLFKTDVVPGTQAASEMNDTVMGAHIQLERFVSASPQERSAIKDELFENVASFKKGMKDYDPTITVSEDRKNFTELKARAERYLTSLDQLVNAASSGAKQESLVALLDKSYKLYSASNEMTDAIVAWNTQHGFETQTRAAASGQTAVKVMWSVLFFAVAVAVVAGLLLTKSIVTPVKHVADRLSSISNVCAIGLEAGVLALKDGDLTYQVTPATTPIPNPGKDELGQMASTFNDMLAKIQRAVHAYNDARLNLSKIINGVAQSSEVVSSTSSTVAAASEEISATSSEISAGSDQLASNASEVAVIVEELHAQVLEVGQSSERQANLVEEASTSLSEASRGIAQVDEAAKEMATSAATGNKAVAETVAAMGRLKEQIEFSATKVQELDAAGQKIGDIVKTIDSIAAQTNLLALNAAIEAARAGEHGRGFAVVADEVRKLAEQSSLATKEIGGLIGSVRSTVKETVEAIQTTSNEAEDGVKRSTLAGEALKEILDSADKVKTHADQVAKVTYEATTSMENVALAARDNLQASQEMTQGTERVTHAITNVAAIAEEAAAGASEMTKGITDVSESAANLSLMSGDLQEAVSKFKIDPSVTTTKFEIYENKAA from the coding sequence ATGGCAAAGTATTTCGCAAATCTTAAACTCGCGCAAAAATTCGCGCTCTCGTTCGGCATCGTTCTCGCGCTCCAGGGGCTTCTTGGCTTGGCGGGATTTCGTGGGTTCAGCGAGATCCAGAAACAACTTGATCTCTTCAAAACAGATGTTGTTCCGGGTACCCAAGCGGCTTCTGAAATGAACGACACGGTAATGGGTGCTCATATTCAACTGGAACGGTTCGTCTCCGCAAGCCCTCAAGAGCGATCAGCTATCAAGGATGAGTTGTTTGAGAACGTAGCAAGTTTCAAGAAAGGCATGAAAGATTACGACCCCACGATTACAGTAAGTGAGGATCGGAAAAACTTTACTGAGCTCAAGGCGAGAGCAGAAAGGTACTTGACTTCGCTAGATCAGCTCGTCAATGCGGCTTCGAGTGGAGCCAAGCAAGAGAGCCTTGTTGCCCTTCTGGACAAAAGTTACAAACTGTATTCTGCGTCCAACGAGATGACAGATGCAATCGTCGCTTGGAATACACAGCATGGATTTGAGACCCAGACTCGCGCAGCCGCCTCAGGTCAAACTGCGGTTAAGGTCATGTGGTCAGTGCTATTCTTCGCCGTCGCAGTTGCCGTCGTGGCTGGTCTCCTACTGACCAAATCGATTGTCACGCCGGTTAAGCACGTTGCTGATCGCCTGTCCTCGATTTCCAATGTGTGTGCAATTGGACTGGAAGCCGGTGTTTTGGCACTCAAAGATGGCGACCTCACATATCAGGTTACTCCGGCAACAACACCAATCCCCAATCCTGGTAAGGATGAGCTTGGCCAGATGGCAAGCACGTTCAACGACATGCTTGCCAAAATCCAGAGAGCAGTGCATGCATACAATGATGCCAGACTAAACTTATCCAAAATCATCAACGGCGTCGCGCAGAGTTCCGAAGTTGTCTCGTCTACTTCTTCGACCGTAGCTGCGGCTTCCGAAGAGATCTCCGCTACGTCTTCTGAAATCTCGGCCGGCAGCGATCAGCTTGCGTCCAATGCTTCGGAAGTTGCCGTTATCGTCGAAGAGCTTCACGCTCAGGTCCTTGAAGTTGGTCAGAGCAGTGAGCGGCAGGCTAACCTGGTCGAAGAAGCTTCGACTTCTCTTTCAGAAGCGTCACGAGGAATCGCCCAAGTTGATGAAGCCGCAAAAGAAATGGCTACCTCAGCCGCCACTGGCAACAAGGCAGTTGCCGAAACCGTCGCTGCGATGGGACGCCTCAAAGAGCAGATCGAATTCTCTGCAACCAAGGTTCAAGAGCTTGACGCAGCTGGACAGAAGATTGGCGACATCGTCAAGACCATCGACAGCATCGCTGCACAGACCAACCTTCTTGCCCTCAACGCAGCGATTGAAGCCGCCCGAGCGGGTGAGCATGGCCGTGGATTTGCGGTTGTTGCGGACGAAGTTCGAAAGCTTGCCGAGCAATCCAGCCTTGCAACCAAGGAAATCGGCGGACTCATTGGAAGCGTTCGATCAACCGTTAAGGAGACGGTTGAAGCCATCCAGACCACTTCGAATGAAGCTGAGGACGGCGTAAAGCGATCTACTCTGGCGGGAGAGGCGCTCAAGGAAATCCTTGATTCCGCTGACAAAGTGAAGACCCACGCAGACCAAGTTGCTAAGGTGACCTACGAAGCGACGACATCCATGGAGAACGTCGCACTTGCCGCACGCGACAACCTGCAAGCCAGCCAAGAGATGACCCAGGGTACCGAAAGAGTTACCCATGCGATCACCAACGTTGCAGCGATTGCTGAAGAGGCTGCCGCTGGAGCGTCGGAGATGACCAAGGGAATCACTGATGTAAGTGAATCCGCGGCGAATCTGAGCTTAATGAGCGGCGACCTTCAGGAAGCCGTCAGCAAGTTCAAGATCGATCCGAGTGTGACGACGACTAAGTTCGAGATCTACGAGAACAAAGCGGCCTAA
- a CDS encoding phage holin family protein has product MKRVFIRWVLLAVSVFAASLLCQALGLGFQANASGVQQFFTLMIGVALLAFLNVTLGKLLKLITLPLSCLTLGLFSLVVNAAVLYFAARFELGFKIVDDGIKGFAAAFVASLLISAINGALGVFLPDEKE; this is encoded by the coding sequence ATGAAACGAGTCTTCATCCGGTGGGTGCTTCTAGCTGTTTCTGTGTTTGCCGCCTCCCTTCTTTGTCAGGCTTTGGGGCTTGGCTTTCAGGCGAACGCTAGCGGGGTTCAGCAGTTTTTCACCTTGATGATTGGCGTGGCTCTGCTGGCATTTCTGAACGTCACACTCGGCAAGCTGTTGAAGCTGATCACTCTGCCGCTGAGCTGCCTCACATTGGGTCTATTCTCGCTAGTTGTCAACGCGGCTGTTTTGTACTTCGCTGCGAGGTTCGAGCTTGGGTTTAAGATCGTTGATGACGGAATCAAGGGGTTTGCGGCAGCGTTTGTGGCTTCGCTCCTCATTTCTGCAATCAACGGAGCGTTAGGCGTGTTTTTGCCTGACGAGAAAGAGTGA
- a CDS encoding bifunctional homocysteine S-methyltransferase/methylenetetrahydrofolate reductase, which translates to MTLLEALSSRVLLGDGANGTLLAERGFKKQPYDLANIESPELVLAVHQEYILAGADFIETNTFCSNPFKLEGRGVSIFELNQKGAEIARKAAGDRFVLGAVGPCGKPLAPFGHIEQEVATEAFTEIANGLVAGGVDGFFLESFVDLGEIEIAVAAIRAVSDLPVFVSKAFIEDGEMLAEGLPSRCAREMSASGAVAVGANCIVGPQRMLDLVRMMAEETELPIIAFPTPGLPQLVKGEITYDTSPEYFAKATARLVEEGARVIGGCCGTTPAHIRAMRDVLDKGIKVKPRTVVTRSEKEKEELIQASPSSLSSKIADGKFVVAIEMDVPRGLRIQKLIAGAKKLKEAGCDVINISDGARARLRMNPTAVCTLIQTEAEIEATMHFSCRDRNLLAVQSDLLGAHALGIRNILAVTGDPANIGDYPSATSVFDIDAIGLCRIMSRFNEGVDLAGYSVGMKTAFTICAAYNPCAIDQALEDDRLARKVAAGATLIYTQPVFDASDALRSMEICQRLGVAVLVGVLPLRSARHAEFMHNEVPGISIPETLRARIAAAESDEVALEIGIEDARQLCREVKGAQGIYLMPPFGNADIAARVMEVVR; encoded by the coding sequence GTGACCCTTCTCGAAGCTCTGTCCTCTCGCGTGCTACTTGGCGACGGAGCAAACGGCACCTTGCTCGCCGAAAGAGGCTTTAAGAAGCAACCCTACGATTTGGCAAATATTGAATCGCCTGAATTGGTTCTAGCGGTTCATCAGGAATACATCTTAGCTGGTGCTGACTTCATCGAAACGAACACGTTCTGTTCGAACCCGTTCAAGCTTGAGGGACGTGGTGTAAGCATCTTCGAGCTCAATCAAAAGGGAGCCGAGATCGCCAGGAAAGCAGCAGGAGATCGATTTGTTCTGGGAGCAGTGGGGCCTTGCGGAAAGCCATTGGCACCTTTCGGACATATCGAGCAGGAGGTTGCCACTGAGGCGTTCACCGAAATTGCTAACGGCCTCGTTGCGGGCGGAGTCGATGGATTCTTCCTGGAATCATTCGTAGACCTCGGAGAAATCGAGATTGCTGTCGCAGCCATTCGAGCAGTTTCTGACCTGCCCGTGTTCGTCAGCAAGGCATTCATCGAGGATGGAGAAATGTTAGCCGAGGGCCTGCCTTCGCGCTGTGCTCGCGAGATGAGCGCTAGCGGGGCTGTCGCAGTTGGCGCGAACTGCATCGTTGGGCCCCAGCGAATGCTCGATCTGGTGCGAATGATGGCCGAGGAGACTGAACTTCCGATCATTGCGTTCCCAACTCCGGGCCTACCACAGCTGGTCAAAGGAGAAATCACCTACGATACGTCACCCGAATATTTTGCCAAGGCAACGGCTCGGTTAGTGGAAGAAGGCGCTAGGGTCATTGGCGGGTGTTGTGGTACGACTCCGGCGCATATTCGCGCCATGCGCGACGTGCTCGACAAGGGAATCAAGGTCAAGCCGCGAACCGTGGTGACCCGCTCCGAGAAGGAGAAAGAGGAGCTGATCCAGGCATCTCCAAGCTCGCTCTCATCCAAGATTGCCGACGGAAAATTTGTTGTCGCAATCGAGATGGATGTGCCCCGCGGACTCCGAATTCAGAAGCTAATCGCTGGAGCCAAGAAGCTGAAAGAAGCGGGATGTGACGTGATCAACATCTCGGACGGGGCCCGCGCGCGGCTTAGGATGAACCCTACGGCGGTTTGTACATTGATCCAAACCGAGGCAGAGATTGAAGCAACGATGCATTTTAGCTGCCGTGACCGTAACCTGTTGGCAGTGCAAAGCGATTTATTGGGCGCACACGCTTTGGGGATTCGGAACATCCTGGCGGTGACGGGTGATCCAGCCAATATTGGCGATTACCCTTCGGCGACGAGCGTTTTTGACATCGACGCGATTGGGCTCTGCCGAATCATGTCACGGTTCAACGAAGGTGTGGATTTAGCGGGTTATTCAGTTGGGATGAAGACGGCATTTACGATCTGTGCGGCCTACAACCCTTGCGCGATTGACCAAGCTTTGGAGGATGATCGCTTGGCGCGAAAGGTTGCCGCTGGGGCAACCCTCATCTACACACAGCCGGTATTTGACGCCAGCGATGCTCTGAGGTCGATGGAGATTTGTCAACGGCTAGGAGTTGCGGTTTTGGTTGGCGTTTTGCCGCTCCGCTCGGCCCGTCATGCCGAGTTTATGCACAACGAGGTGCCCGGAATTTCGATTCCCGAAACGTTGCGCGCGAGGATCGCGGCCGCGGAATCCGACGAGGTTGCCCTCGAAATCGGCATCGAAGACGCCAGACAGCTTTGCCGAGAGGTGAAGGGGGCACAAGGTATCTACCTGATGCCACCATTCGGAAACGCCGATATTGCGGCTAGAGTCATGGAAGTGGTCCGATGA
- a CDS encoding metallophosphoesterase yields MNNKKLLAVAATGFSALGSAALIYGALVESKRIGVERFDCPLPGLPERLDGYRIAVLADFHIGHLWSIDLAQQAIDLALDESPDMVALVGDYVSYWDTSSPAKLGEVLEPLLMMNGNVVAVPGNHDYRKGSPEILRIIFDELNIKLLRNENWTHDGICWVGIDSFNAGHANVAKAFLNASDEPTIALWHEPDLVDQIPVGAALLQLSGHSHGGQFRFPFNLTPMTSRNGDRYRDGFYPEASTPVFVTRGVGTTGPPSRFLCPPQVAVLTLKTV; encoded by the coding sequence ATGAACAATAAGAAGCTACTTGCAGTTGCGGCCACTGGATTTTCGGCACTTGGCAGTGCGGCTCTGATCTACGGCGCACTTGTTGAATCAAAGCGAATCGGAGTCGAAAGGTTTGATTGTCCGCTGCCTGGCCTACCCGAACGGCTGGATGGGTACCGGATTGCCGTTCTGGCCGATTTTCATATCGGGCATCTGTGGTCCATCGACCTGGCTCAGCAGGCGATTGATCTGGCTTTGGATGAATCGCCGGACATGGTGGCTCTAGTTGGAGATTATGTTTCCTATTGGGACACCTCCTCTCCGGCAAAGCTCGGAGAGGTTTTGGAGCCGCTGCTCATGATGAACGGCAATGTCGTTGCCGTTCCTGGGAATCATGACTACCGAAAGGGGTCTCCGGAGATTCTGCGGATCATCTTTGATGAACTCAACATAAAGCTCCTGAGGAACGAGAATTGGACCCACGATGGCATCTGCTGGGTGGGAATTGACTCATTCAACGCGGGTCATGCCAACGTGGCAAAGGCGTTTCTAAATGCCTCGGACGAGCCAACAATTGCTCTTTGGCATGAGCCAGATTTAGTGGATCAGATCCCAGTCGGAGCCGCGTTACTACAACTCAGCGGGCACTCGCATGGCGGACAGTTTAGGTTCCCGTTCAATCTCACCCCAATGACATCGCGAAACGGGGATCGGTATCGGGACGGCTTTTACCCTGAGGCTTCGACTCCAGTGTTTGTGACACGCGGGGTCGGCACTACGGGCCCGCCGTCGCGGTTCCTTTGTCCTCCACAAGTAGCCGTGCTCACGCTCAAAACGGTTTAA
- the yvcK gene encoding uridine diphosphate-N-acetylglucosamine-binding protein YvcK — protein sequence MIRRHKLRHALAPTVGVWRAFFLLLVGFIGTLVGSLMAFNVQIQGLTRELHSAAGTAIGSFADADQADLAIHWVGAALLLLGAALMLLAIRLAFIHVIETLNPSMKGGRVDVYVRRQQLASGPRIVALGGGTGLSTLLRGWKQHSSNITAVVTVTDDGGSSGRLIQDKGMIPPGDIRNCLVALADAEKAMTDLFQHRFKDSGSLSGHAMGNLLIAALVDQAQGDFERAINIASEVLAIRGQVMPSTLDHVGLKAMLEGDLEIRGETEIVAAGRRIKELRLSPDNVQPFLPSLEAIADADLICVGPGSVYTSVIPNLLIPGVASAMRESRAIKVYICNVMTQPGESDSFSASEHVGAILAQVKEKVFDYVVVNTGVPSQDALEKYRTVGQNLVDPDIDRIRAMGLRVISGNFMSESDVVRHDPVKVVSRLMTLLGL from the coding sequence GTGATCCGGCGACACAAACTCCGGCATGCGCTCGCTCCCACGGTCGGAGTTTGGCGAGCTTTTTTCCTTCTTCTGGTCGGGTTCATCGGGACGCTTGTCGGCTCACTGATGGCGTTCAATGTCCAAATTCAGGGTCTTACTCGAGAGCTCCACTCCGCGGCAGGGACAGCAATAGGAAGCTTTGCCGATGCCGACCAAGCAGATTTAGCTATTCACTGGGTTGGCGCAGCTCTTCTTCTTCTTGGTGCGGCCCTGATGCTACTGGCGATCCGCCTCGCATTCATCCATGTGATCGAAACTCTCAACCCTTCGATGAAGGGTGGACGAGTAGACGTTTACGTACGCCGTCAACAACTTGCCTCGGGTCCCCGGATCGTCGCATTGGGAGGTGGAACCGGTCTTTCAACCCTACTTCGAGGTTGGAAGCAGCACTCCTCAAACATCACCGCAGTTGTAACGGTCACAGACGATGGTGGGTCATCCGGCCGGCTCATCCAAGACAAAGGAATGATTCCACCGGGCGACATCCGGAACTGTCTGGTTGCCCTTGCGGATGCGGAAAAGGCGATGACCGACCTCTTCCAGCACCGCTTTAAGGACAGCGGCTCGCTGAGCGGGCACGCGATGGGAAACCTCCTCATCGCGGCCCTAGTCGATCAAGCACAAGGTGATTTCGAGCGAGCTATCAACATTGCTTCCGAAGTTCTGGCGATTCGCGGACAGGTGATGCCTTCGACCCTCGATCATGTCGGCCTTAAGGCGATGCTCGAAGGCGATCTGGAGATCAGAGGAGAAACGGAGATCGTTGCCGCTGGACGACGTATCAAAGAGCTCCGACTCTCGCCAGATAATGTCCAGCCATTTCTTCCATCGCTAGAAGCCATCGCCGATGCCGATCTTATCTGCGTGGGGCCCGGAAGCGTTTACACTTCTGTCATTCCAAATCTATTAATCCCCGGCGTCGCATCGGCGATGCGAGAGAGCCGGGCAATCAAGGTTTACATCTGCAACGTGATGACCCAGCCCGGCGAAAGCGACTCATTCAGCGCGAGCGAGCACGTCGGCGCAATCCTGGCTCAAGTGAAGGAAAAGGTGTTCGATTACGTCGTGGTCAACACTGGCGTTCCCTCCCAAGACGCGCTTGAGAAGTACCGAACAGTGGGACAAAACCTCGTGGACCCCGACATCGACCGCATACGAGCCATGGGGCTCAGGGTGATCAGTGGCAACTTCATGAGCGAAAGCGACGTGGTTCGCCACGATCCTGTAAAAGTCGTCAGCCGCTTGATGACTCTTTTAGGTCTGTAA
- the mutS gene encoding DNA mismatch repair protein MutS, translating to MTAKTPMLQQYFSVKSENPGVLLAMRVGDFYEFYGEDAEIAAASLEITLTGREDGTNGRISMAGVPFHAVERYLAKLLQKGHKVAICDQLEDPKSAKGLIKRGVTRVMTPGTVLEDSLLEAGRNNFLAALCVNDGTLGLAMLDPSTGEFMVTEMVGGEAQERLLQELARVRPSELLLGKDADAYGEVARNALGSTTTDFAQPRLDQATRKLQETFGVSSLSGFGCADKPSAVTAASMIIAYAERNKLDLGHLQGLATYSVEGFMRLDPATRRSLELTQNLADGSRRFTLLGVLDQTCTPMGARLLRRWIEQPLLDVTEIKRRHDAVARFLGSSIHRGDLREALRGLSDIERLVSRCSANLAGPRDLAALRTTLLGLPKVLAPAEKLGFGRIQELIEQVQSHGELASILNKSIVPEPPHTVRDGGVIRPDYDHELDKLRELGRDGKNFIAGLEADEREKTGINTLKIGFNSVFGYYIEVTKQHTAKVPAEYIRKQTTANAERYITAELKDHEAQVLGAEEKATALESDLFNRIRLRVAEHAGALLQTARAVAEIDVLASYAEIASLRGYTRPEIVEEDVLEIESGRHPVVEANTSNFVPNDLQIGSEEPRTLIITGPNMAGKSTYLRQAALVCLMAQIGSYVPAKSVRIGIIDRIFARIGAKDELATGQSTFMVEMVESANILNHATDRSLVILDEVGRGTSTYDGLAIAWAMIEHLVETRSKTLFATHYHQLNTIAETVPTVKNFRVSVEEFGDDIVWTHRVLPGGADRSYGIHVARMAGVPGSVLRRAQDILSELEQDKPPTPVETQTKRLQMTLFEFEAPPVLEALENLDVNQLTPIDALRLLDEWKKKFL from the coding sequence ATGACCGCCAAAACGCCCATGCTTCAGCAGTATTTCTCGGTGAAGTCCGAGAATCCTGGGGTGTTGCTCGCGATGCGAGTAGGCGATTTCTATGAGTTTTACGGAGAAGATGCCGAAATCGCTGCGGCTTCATTGGAAATCACTCTCACCGGGCGGGAAGACGGAACCAACGGACGTATCTCTATGGCCGGGGTTCCGTTTCACGCGGTCGAACGTTACCTGGCGAAGCTCCTCCAGAAAGGCCACAAGGTTGCGATTTGTGATCAGCTGGAAGATCCCAAGTCAGCCAAAGGATTGATCAAGCGAGGGGTCACTCGTGTGATGACGCCCGGAACCGTTCTCGAAGACTCCCTTCTGGAAGCGGGTCGTAACAACTTCCTTGCGGCGCTCTGCGTGAACGACGGCACGCTCGGCCTCGCGATGCTGGACCCTTCAACGGGCGAGTTCATGGTCACCGAAATGGTCGGCGGAGAAGCTCAGGAGCGATTGCTTCAGGAACTGGCTCGAGTTCGACCCTCGGAATTGCTCCTAGGAAAGGATGCCGATGCATACGGCGAAGTGGCCCGAAATGCGTTAGGCTCAACCACTACCGACTTTGCTCAGCCGCGTTTGGACCAGGCGACCAGAAAGTTGCAAGAGACGTTTGGAGTTTCTTCACTCAGCGGATTTGGCTGTGCCGATAAGCCCTCTGCGGTGACGGCCGCGTCGATGATTATCGCCTACGCTGAGCGCAACAAACTCGATCTCGGTCATCTTCAGGGATTGGCAACTTACTCGGTGGAGGGTTTCATGCGACTCGACCCAGCCACACGACGCTCGCTGGAACTCACTCAGAATCTTGCCGATGGCTCACGTCGATTTACGCTGCTTGGGGTGTTGGATCAGACTTGTACACCCATGGGGGCACGCCTTCTGCGGCGATGGATCGAGCAACCACTACTTGACGTAACAGAGATCAAACGTCGGCACGATGCCGTTGCCCGTTTTCTGGGTTCTTCGATCCACCGAGGCGATTTGCGAGAAGCGCTCAGGGGGCTTTCGGATATCGAGCGGCTGGTCTCTCGGTGTAGCGCAAACCTCGCCGGTCCCCGAGACCTCGCCGCTCTGAGGACTACTCTTTTGGGTCTGCCAAAGGTTCTGGCGCCTGCCGAAAAGCTTGGCTTCGGGCGAATCCAAGAACTCATTGAGCAAGTTCAATCCCACGGCGAACTCGCCTCAATTCTCAACAAATCCATCGTCCCCGAGCCGCCCCACACCGTCCGCGACGGCGGTGTCATTCGCCCCGACTATGACCACGAACTCGACAAACTCCGCGAACTCGGCCGCGATGGCAAGAACTTCATCGCCGGACTGGAAGCAGACGAGCGAGAAAAGACCGGGATCAACACTCTCAAAATTGGGTTCAACTCCGTCTTTGGCTACTATATCGAAGTCACTAAACAGCACACTGCCAAAGTCCCCGCTGAATACATCCGCAAGCAGACGACGGCGAACGCCGAGCGCTACATCACCGCCGAGCTCAAGGACCACGAAGCCCAAGTCCTCGGTGCGGAAGAAAAGGCCACTGCCCTCGAATCTGATCTCTTCAACAGAATCCGATTACGGGTCGCCGAACATGCGGGCGCGTTGCTCCAAACCGCTCGCGCCGTCGCCGAAATTGACGTCCTTGCCTCCTACGCCGAAATCGCCTCCCTCCGAGGCTACACAAGACCCGAAATCGTCGAGGAAGACGTTCTCGAGATTGAGTCAGGTCGCCATCCTGTCGTAGAAGCCAACACCTCCAACTTTGTCCCCAATGACCTCCAGATCGGATCCGAAGAGCCGCGAACCCTTATCATCACAGGGCCCAATATGGCGGGAAAGTCGACCTACCTGCGTCAAGCTGCCCTTGTGTGCCTCATGGCACAAATCGGAAGCTATGTACCGGCAAAAAGTGTACGAATTGGCATTATCGACCGCATCTTCGCCCGCATCGGAGCCAAGGATGAACTTGCAACCGGACAAAGCACCTTCATGGTCGAAATGGTCGAGTCAGCCAACATCCTCAACCACGCGACTGACCGCTCGCTCGTTATCCTGGACGAAGTCGGACGCGGAACCTCAACCTACGACGGCCTCGCCATCGCCTGGGCGATGATCGAGCACCTCGTCGAAACCCGAAGCAAAACCCTCTTTGCGACCCACTACCACCAGCTCAACACCATCGCCGAAACCGTCCCGACCGTCAAGAACTTCCGCGTCAGCGTCGAAGAATTCGGGGACGACATCGTGTGGACTCACCGCGTCCTTCCCGGCGGAGCCGATCGCTCCTACGGAATCCACGTGGCAAGAATGGCCGGCGTCCCTGGGTCTGTGCTCAGAAGAGCCCAAGATATTCTCAGCGAGCTCGAGCAAGACAAACCTCCTACCCCGGTCGAAACCCAAACCAAGCGCCTCCAAATGACCCTCTTCGAATTCGAGGCCCCGCCTGTGTTAGAGGCATTAGAGAACCTGGATGTCAACCAACTCACTCCGATTGACGCGTTGCGACTGTTGGATGAATGGAAGAAGAAGTTTCTCTAG